One window of uncultured Trichococcus sp. genomic DNA carries:
- a CDS encoding AI-2E family transporter, protein MQKKETKPTVPEDMRLISFLGGRTIIFILSTLILFGVLIFTMDTISFIFKPLQVIFSTIVAPVILAIVFYYIFNPMVTFLEGRRINRGMATALVFVLFILMLVYGIVLLVPILSNQLTNLVNEFPSYIEQMNVYFDRLLANSTFKDYYEQARNWLDSTVGSIPELILEWIGNSSEKIMDIFSTISSVVVVTVTFPVILFFMLKDQGKFKPFVMKNVPPVFREDIEKISRQMSLQVGSYVQGQLLVALSLGALLIVGYLIIGLDYAFVLALIATLTAVIPFIGATIGVIPALFVAAFTSPAMLLKMAVVWALAQFIQGNIIEPSIMGRNLKMHPLTIIIVLLIMGNLLGLIGMILGVPLFAMMKILIEHVLEKFKLRYNRYFGDVAGTFELAEAEPEPINGSTPVKDFATVDVARDVPDNETDTEKDY, encoded by the coding sequence ATGCAAAAAAAAGAAACGAAGCCAACAGTACCCGAAGATATGCGGCTCATCTCTTTCTTGGGCGGCAGGACGATCATCTTTATCCTGTCAACCCTTATCCTATTCGGCGTACTCATCTTCACGATGGATACCATTTCTTTCATCTTCAAACCGCTGCAGGTCATTTTTTCGACCATCGTTGCACCTGTGATCTTAGCAATTGTCTTCTATTATATCTTCAATCCGATGGTGACTTTCCTTGAAGGGAGGAGAATCAACCGGGGAATGGCGACAGCACTCGTCTTTGTACTCTTCATTTTGATGCTGGTCTATGGGATTGTCCTCTTGGTTCCAATCTTATCGAATCAACTGACGAATCTGGTCAATGAATTTCCTTCCTATATCGAACAGATGAATGTCTATTTCGACAGATTGCTCGCGAACAGTACTTTCAAGGACTATTACGAACAAGCGCGAAATTGGTTGGACAGCACAGTGGGCAGCATTCCTGAACTGATACTGGAATGGATCGGCAACTCGAGCGAAAAAATCATGGATATCTTTTCAACCATTTCCAGCGTAGTGGTCGTGACCGTCACTTTCCCGGTCATCCTTTTCTTCATGCTGAAGGATCAAGGGAAGTTCAAACCTTTTGTCATGAAGAACGTCCCGCCTGTTTTCCGTGAAGATATCGAAAAGATATCCAGGCAGATGTCGCTTCAGGTCGGATCCTACGTCCAAGGTCAGCTGCTTGTTGCACTGAGTCTCGGTGCCTTGCTGATAGTCGGCTATCTGATCATCGGTTTGGATTATGCGTTCGTCCTTGCGTTGATCGCTACCTTGACAGCGGTCATCCCTTTCATCGGTGCCACCATCGGGGTCATCCCGGCTTTGTTCGTCGCGGCCTTCACCTCACCGGCTATGCTTTTGAAAATGGCTGTTGTCTGGGCCTTGGCGCAGTTCATCCAAGGCAATATCATCGAGCCGAGCATCATGGGGCGTAATTTGAAGATGCACCCGTTGACGATCATCATCGTTTTGCTGATTATGGGTAATCTGCTTGGCTTGATCGGAATGATCCTGGGTGTGCCGTTGTTCGCGATGATGAAGATCCTGATCGAGCACGTCCTCGAGAAATTCAAATTGCGCTACAATCGGTACTTCGGGGATGTAGCCGGTACATTTGAATTGGCCGAGGCTGAGCCTGAACCGATCAACGGCTCAACGCCGGTCAAGGATTTTGCGACTGTTGATGTGGCCCGTGATGTCCCGGATAACGAAACCGATACAGAAAAAGACTACTAA
- a CDS encoding sodium:calcium antiporter, with amino-acid sequence MQLLLEQMNGYVLAAVLVLCIWVLSKATDILVDEAISLSLEWGMSELVIGATIVSLGTSLPELAVSIYSSLRGHGILALGNVVGSTFVNTSFILGFGALYGSIPVDRKTAHKHTVLSGLSLLLILSALPIFHADGQGKIPQWLGIVFLALTPVYFYWTVREGKLSDEEAIIEEDKEKGMPILIKLIKLLVSAGFVIASASLLVSTVEIGAARIGIPDSVIASTVVAFGTGLPEISTTIVSVKKGYGALAIGNIMGSNLLNTLLVLGVALGLSPGGMIVSPDFYQIHFPALAILLAVLGYFSYNNKRDVISKKEGRILILFYLLYLIGNYFL; translated from the coding sequence ATGCAACTGCTATTGGAACAGATGAACGGATATGTGCTGGCGGCAGTGCTTGTCCTCTGCATTTGGGTATTGTCCAAGGCGACGGATATTTTGGTCGATGAAGCCATTTCGCTGTCTTTGGAGTGGGGGATGTCCGAGTTGGTGATCGGCGCCACGATTGTTTCTTTGGGAACTTCGCTGCCGGAATTGGCGGTATCGATTTACTCCTCCTTGAGGGGCCACGGAATTCTCGCTTTGGGGAATGTCGTTGGATCGACATTCGTGAACACCAGCTTCATTCTGGGGTTCGGCGCGCTTTACGGAAGCATACCCGTCGACCGGAAGACGGCGCATAAACACACCGTCTTGTCGGGGCTTTCGCTTTTGCTGATCCTCTCCGCATTGCCGATTTTTCATGCGGATGGACAAGGAAAGATACCGCAGTGGCTTGGCATAGTCTTCCTGGCATTGACTCCCGTTTACTTCTATTGGACGGTGCGGGAAGGGAAGCTGTCCGATGAAGAGGCTATCATAGAAGAAGACAAGGAAAAAGGCATGCCGATTCTGATCAAATTGATTAAGTTGCTCGTCAGTGCAGGCTTTGTGATTGCGAGTGCCTCTTTATTGGTAAGTACGGTGGAAATCGGTGCTGCCCGGATCGGAATCCCTGATTCGGTCATCGCTTCCACGGTAGTAGCCTTCGGGACCGGCTTGCCTGAAATCAGCACAACCATCGTTTCCGTGAAAAAAGGCTATGGTGCCCTGGCGATAGGGAACATCATGGGTTCCAACCTTTTGAATACTTTGCTCGTTCTTGGGGTGGCATTAGGATTATCTCCGGGAGGAATGATTGTCAGTCCGGATTTCTATCAGATTCATTTCCCGGCTTTGGCTATTCTGTTGGCGGTTTTGGGGTATTTTTCCTATAACAACAAACGCGATGTCATCAGCAAAAAAGAAGGGCGCATCTTGATATTGTTTTACCTCCTGTATCTGATAGGGAACTATTTTCTGTAG
- a CDS encoding NRDE family protein, translating into MCLISLQLSQHASYKLMLVANRDEQYDRPSLPAHFWPEHPDLLAGKDLSEHGTWLGITKQGKIAAVTNSYLTTDQESDKKLSRGNLVMDYLTGSIGPDEYLEQVRQQRTDYNGFNLIVGSSDSLHHYNNILDEIRVIEAGNHAVSNATLDTPWPKVTLTKAAMAELASSSPLDEEAIFRIMADRTPPPDDQLPDLPLPLPIKRAVSANFIQTERYGTRSTTLILIDHSDQVTFVERSYLPDGTSSDVRFSFQLVAEEK; encoded by the coding sequence ATGTGTCTGATTTCGTTGCAACTCAGTCAACACGCTTCATACAAATTGATGCTTGTGGCCAATCGGGATGAACAATACGACCGGCCATCCTTGCCTGCACACTTCTGGCCGGAACATCCCGATCTTTTGGCGGGGAAAGACTTGAGTGAGCATGGCACTTGGCTTGGGATCACCAAACAAGGAAAAATCGCTGCCGTGACCAACAGTTATCTGACGACCGATCAGGAATCGGACAAAAAACTGTCCCGCGGCAACCTCGTGATGGATTACCTGACCGGCAGCATAGGCCCCGACGAATATCTGGAGCAGGTCAGGCAACAGCGGACCGACTACAACGGCTTTAACCTGATCGTCGGCTCGAGCGACAGCCTCCATCATTACAACAATATTTTGGACGAAATCCGTGTCATCGAAGCAGGCAACCATGCCGTCAGCAATGCCACGCTCGATACGCCATGGCCGAAAGTCACCCTAACAAAAGCAGCAATGGCCGAACTGGCCTCTTCATCCCCACTGGACGAAGAGGCCATCTTCCGCATCATGGCGGATCGGACGCCCCCACCGGATGACCAACTGCCGGATTTGCCGCTGCCGTTGCCGATCAAACGCGCCGTCTCCGCCAATTTCATCCAGACCGAACGCTACGGCACCCGCTCCACCACCTTGATCCTCATCGATCATTCCGATCAGGTGACTTTTGTGGAAAGATCCTATCTGCCTGACGGGACCAGCAGCGACGTCCGCTTCAGCTTCCAGTTGGTGGCCGAAGAAAAATGA
- the gpmA gene encoding 2,3-diphosphoglycerate-dependent phosphoglycerate mutase, whose translation MRKIILIRHGVSEWNLLNLFTGWTDVDLSEQGVLEAKEAGRKLKEAGVEFDLAFTSVLKRAIRTCHIVLEEMDQLWVPEVKSWRLNERHYGDLQGLNKQETAEKYGEDQVLKWRRSYNTLPPLMDPDNPQSPVKDRRYANLQKRVIPMGENLETTLERVIPFWEDQIAPAVLDRKTVLVAAHGNSLRALIKYLEEIPDDEIMALEIPTGQPLVYELNDDLTIIRKYYL comes from the coding sequence ATGAGGAAAATCATTTTGATCCGGCATGGCGTAAGCGAGTGGAACTTACTGAACTTGTTTACGGGCTGGACGGATGTCGACTTGAGCGAACAGGGCGTTTTGGAAGCGAAAGAAGCCGGCCGGAAACTCAAGGAAGCCGGGGTTGAATTTGATTTGGCGTTTACGTCCGTGCTGAAGCGAGCGATCAGGACCTGCCATATTGTTTTGGAGGAAATGGATCAATTGTGGGTACCGGAAGTGAAAAGCTGGCGGCTCAATGAACGGCATTATGGCGATCTGCAGGGGCTGAACAAACAGGAAACAGCCGAAAAATATGGAGAAGACCAAGTTCTGAAATGGCGTCGCTCCTACAACACGTTGCCCCCGTTGATGGACCCGGATAATCCGCAGTCGCCGGTCAAGGATCGCCGGTATGCCAACCTGCAGAAACGGGTCATTCCGATGGGGGAAAATTTGGAGACCACTTTGGAACGTGTCATACCGTTCTGGGAAGATCAGATTGCTCCGGCGGTGCTGGACCGAAAAACGGTACTGGTGGCGGCCCACGGGAACTCCCTGCGGGCTTTGATCAAGTACCTCGAAGAGATACCTGACGATGAAATCATGGCCTTGGAAATACCTACCGGACAGCCGTTGGTCTATGAGTTGAATGATGACTTGACGATCATCAGAAAATACTACCTATAA